The Chitinophaga niabensis genome segment CGTTCGCATAACTAAAGCCGGGTAAAGTAATGGTATCCGAAATGGTTGCCCACTGGCCATTGGTATTGGGCAGGGCAATAAAACCATAATTAATGCCACTTTCCTCTATCCTGATCTTCGCCGCCGCAGTGGTAGATACCCTGAAACGGATGTTGTACTTGCCGCGCACAGGTATATTCAGTTTGTTATAGGCGAACCAATGGTTCACCAGTAAACCGGTAAAGTTCTGCACGCCGCTGGTATCTGTGGTTGCTTCCAGTGTGGGTGCAGTATGGCGGGAGGAAGCGCTTTCTGCTTCGTAGCGTTTGTTAAAAGTGCAAATGTAGTCCAACGTAAATACGCCTGATCCGCTGATGGAATCTTTAGTGGCAGTAACAATGCCGGGATTTGTACCAGCCGTTAAAGCACCGGCCTGTGTGATACTGTTGCCTGCGCCTGTAACGCTCCAGGTGGCACCGGTAACGGCAAATGCGCTGTCATACTGATCGTAACCTTTAGTAGTGAACAGTTGCGATGCACCGTAAGGGATCACAATGGTATCAGGCACTATTTCAATACGTGCCAGCCTTGGCAATGGCAATATATTGATCTTCGCCGAATTACTGAAGCTGTCTACCGATGCATATACATGGTAGATGCCTGCTGTAGAATCTGCTGTGAACACCCCTTTATAATTAAAGCTGCCTGCTCCGCTTTGTGCGCTCCACAGGGGTGTAACATCCAGGCGGCTGTTGTCTGAGGCATAGGCCACCGCCGTGAATTGTTTTTTACCACCCACAAACACGCTGGTGCTGTCCGGCGTAATATCAATGTTAGCCACATTCAGATCAGCCGCATTCACAATCTTCAGCCAGTTGAAATTCCAGCCGGATGTCAGTGCATTGATCCTGATGGTCTGATTGCCTGCGGGGAGATTAATGGGAACAGTGGTAAAGGTCCTCCAGTTCTGCCATCCACCGGTAGGCGCAAATTTAACAGTAGAAAGTACGTTGTTATCCCGCAGGAGTTGAATGGTGCTTGCAGTACTTACTGCTACCCTGAACTGGAAACGGTAAGCACCTGCAACAGGCACATGAATATCATATTCCAGGAAAGAAGAAGAGCCAATATAACTCACATTCAGTACACCGCTGGTATCTGCAGCAGTTTCTGTACAGCAGATGTTTGTATAATCATTGTTCTCTGCTTCTATCCTTGCAGGAATGAGCTTGTAATTCGGGGTCCTTATAGTAACACCGGTGGAAGCGGACAAGGTGTCTCCGCCATAGATGGCCGTTGCTTTTACAGTACCCGCTGTGTTAATGGTTGCTACACCATTTGTGTCAATGGTATTGCCAGCGCCGGTAATGCTCCAGGTGGGCGTAATGCTCATTGGCCGTTGATTCTGGTCAAATATTCTTACACTGTATGGCAACTGTTTACCTGCTACAACAGAACGGCTCAGCGGGCTGATCACCATACTGTCCAATACAGGTGTACCAAGGCCTTTTTGATATACATGTACGTAGTCTATCAGCAGACTGTCCGGCCAATCCGCGTGTGTAATGGCACCACCCATGCCACCACCGATGGCCAGGTTAAGGATGATATGGAACTTCTGATCAAAGGGCCAGTCTTTATAATCCGTATGTGGGTTTTGATAAGTATAACAATGTACAGTATCGTCGTACGTGAACCGGATGGAATCTTCACTCCACTCTATCGCGTATTTATGAAATGCTGTATGCGCGGTTGGGATGGTGATGGTGTTGGACAAATGGCCGCCGTTCTGCCAGTTACTATTTTTGGTATGTACGGTGGAGAGTACTTTTCCCAGGTTATTACCTACATGTTCCATAATATCCAGTTCTCCGCTGGCAGGCCAGGCACCATATGCGCTGGTGGTAGGCATGAGCCAGATGGCAGGCCAGGAGCCGCGTGCCTTAGGCAGCTTTGCCCTTACTTCCACCTTACCGTATTTAAAATCAAATTTGTTCTGGGTAATGATGCGGCCGGATGACCAGGGTTCTGTGGTTACGATATTCGGATAATCTTTTTTACCGGTGATCACCAGGTTGCCATTCCGCAGCCGGGTATTATCATAACTGGTATCTGTATACACCTGCTGTTCTCCGTTGATCCAGCCTTTAGGGCGTGGGTCTACCGTCCATTTGCTGAAATCAGGCTGGCCGGTGGTATTGAATTCATCGCTGAAAACAAGCGTCCAGTTGGGGTTCCCTTCCAGTACCACATTGCCGGTAAGCTGATAGGTGCTCATGTTGGGGCTGGCCAGTTCAGTGCCGGAAACAGTAAGTTTTAAATTAGTACGGGAATAGATAACAGGTGAATTGCCACTCAGTATAATATGGGCTGTGGTATCGTTCACACGTACCACGTTACTGATGTTTACACCAGAAGGCAGGTTCAGTGCCTGCCAGCTGGCAGCGTGTAATACGGAATCGAAAGTATTGCCATGCAGGTTGGCTACCAGTACTGTACTGTCTTCCTGCCCCATGGCAATGGAGGCATTGTTCAGTGCAATGGTAACGGGGTTGGGGCCTTGTACATAATCGAAATACAGGGTGCCGTTCGCTTTTTTGCCATCCATCCAATGCACTTCAATGCGGTTGAAATCTTTACGGTTCTTTACGCTGGAAAAGTTATAGGAGGCTTCTTCCCAGGTGTTCGCATTTTTGATCCTGTACGTGAAATAAACGGCTTTGGTGTGATCTGAACCGGGTTGTAATTTGAAGAGCACATCTTCTTTCAGGCTGCTGTAAACAAGTAGTTTAAATGTGCTATTGATGCTGATGTCCAGTGAATCTGTGAGGGTGCAGCCTGTTGACATCCATTCGGAACAGGTAGTGTCTTTTGTAAATTTCGCTACATGTGAACTAAGATTTAATCCTGAAATACTTGGGTTTACTGCGTTAAACAGTATGCTTCCTGTAGCGGTGGGCGGGCCGATCCAGGAGGTCCATCGACCGGAGCATGGACCATTGCCTTCCATGTCGTCGAAAAGCAGGAACTGGGCCTGGAGTTTGCCGCATAACAGCAAACAGAGCCCCATCAAAAGTGTGGTGATCTTTTTTTTCATAACGATGGGATTGTGGGTTTTTTAAAAGGAAACACTGCCTTACGGGGCAGTAAAAAGGGTATTACAAATTAGGGTTCACCTGTGCATCTGCTCCGGGTATGGGCAGCAGGTAATCTTCTTTGGTAATGGTGCCGGTGAACTTCAGATCTCCGGGATCTTTTACTGCATTGGCAGCTTCCACCTGTTCCAGGCGCACGAGATCGAACCAGCGGTTCCATTCTCCGGCAAATTCCCATTTGCGTTCATCCATTACTGCGTTCAGGAAATCCGCGGAAGACAGGCCTGAAAGCGGAAGCAAACCTGCACGTACACGTACATCGTTCAACGCAGTATAAGCTGCAGCATCAGGTGTTGCACCGGAACGGGCCAATGCTTCTGCATAGATGAGCAATACATGCGCATACCGGATCATGATCACAGGATTGTTAGACATGTAAGTGGCCTTGGTGCCGGACTGGATAGTGAACTTTTTGTAGTAAGGGTGTTTGGTGGTAGTGTTCTGCCAGGGAATGGTATTACCACCTACTACAAAGGAAGTAGAGAAGGTAGCATCCTTGCGGGTACCTGCAGGGAAGTCATTAAAGAATTTGATCTCAGGGAAGAAGTCGCTCCAACCCGTTTCATCTTCGGGCATGGTGGAAAGGCCGTAGAAGGAATTATAAGTGATCCACTGTCCACGGGTGAAGAGAGTGAACACATCTTCAGAGGTGTTGCCTGCAAAGATCTTCAGAAAACCACCCTGGTAAAGATCAAAGGCATATGCTGCTTTATTGTCTATTACTTCTTTTGCCTTTGCAGCAGCTAATGCATATTTGGAGGCGTCTTTAATGGGCCAGCCCCCTTGTGTGAGATATACATCTGCCAGCAGGGCTTTTACAGATCCTTTATTGGGCCTGCCTGCCGCGCGTTTGGTGTTGGGTACCCATTCTTCTGCTTTGGCAAGGTCTGCTTCAATGAGCTTATACACTTCCGCAGGTGTGCTCTTTTTGAGGGTCAGGTATTCCGGGCTGTATTTTTCGGATGGAATAATGGGCACTGCTCCCCAGAAGCGGGTGAGCCAGTAGTAACACAATCCACGGAGGAAATATGCTTCTCCTACGATCACTTTAATGGTGTTTTCATTACCATCTTTTACGGAAGCATAGTTGTTGATGATATTGGTGGTGGATTGAATGGTTTTGTAACAACCCCGCCAGATAGGTATCATGCGGCTGTTGAGGGAGGATACGGTGAAGAGATCAAACTCCCTGAACTCTTCTTTATTAGAGCCGGGATGCGTGGTAAGATCATCTGCGCCCATGCTCATGGCAATCTGGCTCACGGTAGTGAATCCGCTTTCCCAGGGAACCATCAGGCTGCCGTATGCTCCGGTAAGGGCCGCTTCAAGGCCGCCTTCGCTGCTTAATCCTTCAGAACCTATCACAAGACCCTGCGGTTCTTCTATCAATTGTTTGCTGCAACCGGTAGCGAGGAATAATAGTGTGATGATAAATATCTTCTTCATGGAATATCTTTTTAGAAACTGAGTGTTACACCCGTTGTAAATGTTTTGGAATTAGGATATGCGCCGTAATCAATGCCCTGGCGGATATCGCCTGCACTGGAATTGGCTTCCGGGTCTATACCACTGTAATTGGTGATCGTGAACAGGTTAGTGGCGCTGGCAAATACCCTTACCGCTACTTTATTGGCGAGTTTAGCTTTTGGTATGGTATAGCTCAGGCTGATGTTCTTTAAACGGAGGAAGTCTGCTTTTTCCAGGAAGCGGGTGCTTTGTGTATAGTTGCGGTTCGTGGAACTGAATGCAGGGATATCGGATGTTTCGTTCACACCAGGTATATACCTGTTCTTAATAGCTACATTCGTGGCTTCTCTTGCATCACCACCCAGGTACATGGTAGCTGCATTGTTGTAGTTCAGTTTATCAAAACCGGTTAACGCATGCAGCAGGAAGTTAAAAGAGAAGTTCTTATAGCTGAAGGTATTGTTAAAACCAAAAGAGAAGGTAGGTACACCATGCCCAATTACATCATAATCATCTGCATCAATATCGCCGTCATTATCCTTATCGAAGTAACGTGCATCACCCGGTTTGGCACCAAAAGTGGCTGCTTTGGCTGCATCTGCAGGTTTCCAGGTACCCAGGTAAGTGAGGCCCCATATAGCCCCCAGTGGTTCACCCGGCCTTACAATGAATTCTGATTGCGGGCTCATACCACCACCGATCTTGCGGTTGTTGGGATCAAAAATGATCTTACTGCTACCGATGGATTGCACATCGTTCTTAATAAATGAGAAGTTCAGCCAGCTGTTCCAGGTAAAAGACCCTTTATCAATTACAGCGCCTTCCAGCGAGAATTCGAAACCTTTATTCTGTACGGATCCCACGTTACGGGTAATAGGGTTGCCACCCAGGTAATAGGGAAGTGTTTCTGTGAGCAGAAGGTCGCGCGTATCTTTCACAAACAGGTCCGCCGTAACCATAAAGCGGTTATTCAAAAAACCTGCTTCCAAACCAATGTTCTTTTGCTCTGTAGTTTCCCATCTCAGATCGGGATTGCCGATATTGTTGAGGATGATACCGGTAACATTGCTGTTGTTGGTGAATGAGCCGGTACGGTTGGAATAGGCAGAAAAAGTATTGTAGGAGCCTACGCCTTCGCTACCTGTAAGCCCCCAGCTGCCGCGGAGTTTCAGGAGGCTGAGTTTGTTCTGCCCTTTGAGGAAATCTTCTTCGGAGATCACCCAGCCCGCAGAAACAGAGGGGAAGTAACTGTATTTATTATCGTCGAAGAATTTAGAGGACGCATCGCGGCGGAGAGCGGCAGATACGAGGTACTTGTCTTTATAGCCATACATGGCACGGCCTACCAGTGAAAAGATGCTCCATTTGGAGTAACCGGAAGATGGTGTACCGGGTGTGCCCTGTGCAAGATTGTTCCACATAAAGCTTTCGTACACAAGATTGCTGCTGCCTGCTGATACATAGTTGTAGGTGGACTGCTGGTATTCCATTACACCGGTGAGGTCCAGCGTATGTTTACCGTTAAATACCTTATGATAGTTCAGCGTATTGGTGTTCTGCAGTTTGATCTCTTTGTTGGAACGCCAGCTGGTAGTGGAAGAACCGGAGTTCACTACTTTACCTGCAAATGATTTGTTGTCGTACCCCAGGTAGTTCACACCATACTGGAGATTGAAGGAAAGGCCGGGAACGATATCCTCATATTTGAATCCGCCGATCAGGTTGGCCAGCAGTCTTTCTGTAATAGCCAGCTGATCTGTGGTTAATGCTACCGGGTTAAAGAATACGGAACTGATGGGATCGCTGGGTGTATAAGCACCATTTGCATTGCGTACCGGCAGGGTGGGAGACCAGGTGATAGCCTGTGCCAGCGGGCTATGGGGCCCATCCGGCAGGATGTCAATATTCTTTGCGTTGGAATAGTTTCCGATAATGTTGAGGAAGGTACTCAGTTTATTGGTCATCCGCGCGTTGATGTTGGAGCGGATAATATATCTTTTGAAAGAAGAGTTTTCGATCACGCCATCCTGATCAAGGTAGTTGCCGGAAATGAAATAACCGCCTTTATCCGTACCGCCGCTTACATTCAGCAGGTATTCCTGGCCGATGGCATTGCGGAAGATCTCATCCTGCCAGTTGGTGCCGCCCTTTGCTTTGAATTCATTTACCTGTGCTTCAGAAAAAGGAGGTGTGGTGCCTAATGTGGTAGCGCGGGCATTCGCTGTTTCCGCAAAGTCTCCGGCATTCAGCAGGTCCATTTTTTTGATCACGGAGGAAGAAGAGAACCTGGAAGTGAAGTTCACTTTCAAACCACCTTTAGACCCTTTCCGGGTAGTAACAATGATCACCCCGTTAGAACCGCGGCTACCGTAAATGGCGGTGGCGGAAGCGTCTTTCAGGATCTGGATGCTTTCAATATCATCCGGGTTAATGGAAGAGAATTCTGCACCGAGGAAACCGTCTACCACATATAAAGGTCCATTATCCCCATTGATGGAATTGGAACCCCTGATGCGGATGCGTACGCTGCCGCCCGGGGCACCTGTAGCATTGGTCACCTGCACACCGGGTGAACGGCCCTGCAATACCTGGTCAAAACGATTCACCGGCTGCTCCTCGAATTCTTTGGAAGAAATGGAGGTGATGGCATTGGTGAGTGTTCCTTTTTTCTGTTCGCCATAACCGATCACTACCAGTTCATTGATCTTCGCAGCAGAAGTTGTGAGTGTAACAGGGATCTCAGTTTTGCCATTCACGGCTATTTCCTGCCGGTTGAAGCCGAGGGAGGAAATAATAAGCACCGCTTCTCCTTCCGGCACATCAATGCTGTATTCGCCGTTCCCATTTGTTACCACTCCTTTGGAAGTGCCTTTTAACTGGATGGTAGCGCCGGGAATAGGATTGCCCTTTTCATCCAGCACTTTCCCTTTAACAGGGATATCTGCAGGTGTGGCTTCCTTTTCCTTACGTTTGATGATGATGGTGTTGCCATTGATGCTGTAGGAAAGTTGCTGATTGCGGAAACAGAGGTCCAGCGCATCTTTCAGGGGGAGGTCCTTTACCTGTACTGAAATTTCTTTCGCATGGGATAATTGCTCATCTGTATAGAGGAAGGTGTAGCCGGTTTGCTTTCGTATATCGTTAAAAACCTTCTCCAGCCGGGCATTTCGGTGAGCAAGGGTTACTGTTTGCGCAAAGCTGGCTGCATGGGACTGCAGCATAGCTATGGTGATCAAAAACAGCGTTAATTTCATGATCAGGAACGTTTTTACGAATAATCGTGGAAAATGTTTTTTACCACTGGCAGCGCACAGGGGCCTGCTTTGGGAAAAAAGCGTCAATTGCATACTTTTGTATGGTTAGGGTAAATAATTAATGATTGCCGAAATCGATTGTGAAATTATAGGCCCGAAACCGGCCGGGGGTGGTGAGAACACTTCCGGCTTTTTCAGGCCCATAGCGGTGCGTTTTTCGCCTAAGGACTCATATTACGTGGATTTAATTATTTTATTTACCAGGAGATACTATGATCGTTCTCCCGCTGATCTCAAATGTTACTTCTCCCGTCATCTCCATCATTTTCAATACTTCAGATACGGGTACGTCACTGGGAATAATACCCCTGAAGTGGGAAGGCACTTCTCCCCTGTATGTTACTTCCACATCATACCAGCGGCTGATCTGGCGCATGGCGGAACGGATGTTGTTCCCTTCAAACTGTATATACCCATTCTTCCAGGCCACAGCTGCTTCTGTGTTCACCTCTTCTTCAATGCTTAACTTACCGTTGGAGATGCTGGCACACTGGCCAGGCTTCAGTTTTTGCCCGTTCACTTTTACTGCGCCGCTGAGCAGGGTAGTCCTGATGTTGGCTTCATCTGTATACGCCATCATGTTAAAAGTGGTACCTAATACTTCTACAACTGTTTTACCAGAACTAACAATGAAAGGATGGGATGCATCCGGCGCTATATCAAAGTAGGCTTCCCCATTCAGCTCTACGCTGCGGGTATCTGTAAAGGCGGTGGGATAACGAAGGCTGCTCGCAGCATTGAGCCATACTTTACTGCCATCCGGCAGGGTAACCTTGTACTTGCCACCCCGGGGCGTAAAGATGGTGTTGTAAAAAATGGTCTGGATGGATGATTGGCCGGCTGTTTGGTAGGCCAGCTGGCCATTGGCCAGTTTAACCACCTGTGTGTTCCCCTGCTGGCTGAGTGTACCGTTGGCTGCGCTATCCAGCGTAAGTTGTGAACCATCGCCGAGTACCAGGGTAGCCCTGTTACCGCCAGGCGCGATATCCTGTGGAGGAGATG includes the following:
- a CDS encoding TonB-dependent receptor, encoding MKLTLFLITIAMLQSHAASFAQTVTLAHRNARLEKVFNDIRKQTGYTFLYTDEQLSHAKEISVQVKDLPLKDALDLCFRNQQLSYSINGNTIIIKRKEKEATPADIPVKGKVLDEKGNPIPGATIQLKGTSKGVVTNGNGEYSIDVPEGEAVLIISSLGFNRQEIAVNGKTEIPVTLTTSAAKINELVVIGYGEQKKGTLTNAITSISSKEFEEQPVNRFDQVLQGRSPGVQVTNATGAPGGSVRIRIRGSNSINGDNGPLYVVDGFLGAEFSSINPDDIESIQILKDASATAIYGSRGSNGVIIVTTRKGSKGGLKVNFTSRFSSSSVIKKMDLLNAGDFAETANARATTLGTTPPFSEAQVNEFKAKGGTNWQDEIFRNAIGQEYLLNVSGGTDKGGYFISGNYLDQDGVIENSSFKRYIIRSNINARMTNKLSTFLNIIGNYSNAKNIDILPDGPHSPLAQAITWSPTLPVRNANGAYTPSDPISSVFFNPVALTTDQLAITERLLANLIGGFKYEDIVPGLSFNLQYGVNYLGYDNKSFAGKVVNSGSSTTSWRSNKEIKLQNTNTLNYHKVFNGKHTLDLTGVMEYQQSTYNYVSAGSSNLVYESFMWNNLAQGTPGTPSSGYSKWSIFSLVGRAMYGYKDKYLVSAALRRDASSKFFDDNKYSYFPSVSAGWVISEEDFLKGQNKLSLLKLRGSWGLTGSEGVGSYNTFSAYSNRTGSFTNNSNVTGIILNNIGNPDLRWETTEQKNIGLEAGFLNNRFMVTADLFVKDTRDLLLTETLPYYLGGNPITRNVGSVQNKGFEFSLEGAVIDKGSFTWNSWLNFSFIKNDVQSIGSSKIIFDPNNRKIGGGMSPQSEFIVRPGEPLGAIWGLTYLGTWKPADAAKAATFGAKPGDARYFDKDNDGDIDADDYDVIGHGVPTFSFGFNNTFSYKNFSFNFLLHALTGFDKLNYNNAATMYLGGDAREATNVAIKNRYIPGVNETSDIPAFSSTNRNYTQSTRFLEKADFLRLKNISLSYTIPKAKLANKVAVRVFASATNLFTITNYSGIDPEANSSAGDIRQGIDYGAYPNSKTFTTGVTLSF
- a CDS encoding RagB/SusD family nutrient uptake outer membrane protein; the encoded protein is MKKIFIITLLFLATGCSKQLIEEPQGLVIGSEGLSSEGGLEAALTGAYGSLMVPWESGFTTVSQIAMSMGADDLTTHPGSNKEEFREFDLFTVSSLNSRMIPIWRGCYKTIQSTTNIINNYASVKDGNENTIKVIVGEAYFLRGLCYYWLTRFWGAVPIIPSEKYSPEYLTLKKSTPAEVYKLIEADLAKAEEWVPNTKRAAGRPNKGSVKALLADVYLTQGGWPIKDASKYALAAAKAKEVIDNKAAYAFDLYQGGFLKIFAGNTSEDVFTLFTRGQWITYNSFYGLSTMPEDETGWSDFFPEIKFFNDFPAGTRKDATFSTSFVVGGNTIPWQNTTTKHPYYKKFTIQSGTKATYMSNNPVIMIRYAHVLLIYAEALARSGATPDAAAYTALNDVRVRAGLLPLSGLSSADFLNAVMDERKWEFAGEWNRWFDLVRLEQVEAANAVKDPGDLKFTGTITKEDYLLPIPGADAQVNPNL
- a CDS encoding FecR family protein; its protein translation is MIFHERFAYLLKQAAQHSATAAELEELCELLKREEISPELLPDMPPVSYDAAHWDNIASGILAADKQNIIPIRAKRRWLWAAAGVALLVTAAGYFLFQPTTIRQPVIAVKPSPPQDIAPGGNRATLVLGDGSQLTLDSAANGTLSQQGNTQVVKLANGQLAYQTAGQSSIQTIFYNTIFTPRGGKYKVTLPDGSKVWLNAASSLRYPTAFTDTRSVELNGEAYFDIAPDASHPFIVSSGKTVVEVLGTTFNMMAYTDEANIRTTLLSGAVKVNGQKLKPGQCASISNGKLSIEEEVNTEAAVAWKNGYIQFEGNNIRSAMRQISRWYDVEVTYRGEVPSHFRGIIPSDVPVSEVLKMMEMTGEVTFEISGRTIIVSPGK
- a CDS encoding carbohydrate-binding protein codes for the protein MKKKITTLLMGLCLLLCGKLQAQFLLFDDMEGNGPCSGRWTSWIGPPTATGSILFNAVNPSISGLNLSSHVAKFTKDTTCSEWMSTGCTLTDSLDISINSTFKLLVYSSLKEDVLFKLQPGSDHTKAVYFTYRIKNANTWEEASYNFSSVKNRKDFNRIEVHWMDGKKANGTLYFDYVQGPNPVTIALNNASIAMGQEDSTVLVANLHGNTFDSVLHAASWQALNLPSGVNISNVVRVNDTTAHIILSGNSPVIYSRTNLKLTVSGTELASPNMSTYQLTGNVVLEGNPNWTLVFSDEFNTTGQPDFSKWTVDPRPKGWINGEQQVYTDTSYDNTRLRNGNLVITGKKDYPNIVTTEPWSSGRIITQNKFDFKYGKVEVRAKLPKARGSWPAIWLMPTTSAYGAWPASGELDIMEHVGNNLGKVLSTVHTKNSNWQNGGHLSNTITIPTAHTAFHKYAIEWSEDSIRFTYDDTVHCYTYQNPHTDYKDWPFDQKFHIILNLAIGGGMGGAITHADWPDSLLIDYVHVYQKGLGTPVLDSMVISPLSRSVVAGKQLPYSVRIFDQNQRPMSITPTWSITGAGNTIDTNGVATINTAGTVKATAIYGGDTLSASTGVTIRTPNYKLIPARIEAENNDYTNICCTETAADTSGVLNVSYIGSSSFLEYDIHVPVAGAYRFQFRVAVSTASTIQLLRDNNVLSTVKFAPTGGWQNWRTFTTVPINLPAGNQTIRINALTSGWNFNWLKIVNAADLNVANIDITPDSTSVFVGGKKQFTAVAYASDNSRLDVTPLWSAQSGAGSFNYKGVFTADSTAGIYHVYASVDSFSNSAKINILPLPRLARIEIVPDTIVIPYGASQLFTTKGYDQYDSAFAVTGATWSVTGAGNSITQAGALTAGTNPGIVTATKDSISGSGVFTLDYICTFNKRYEAESASSRHTAPTLEATTDTSGVQNFTGLLVNHWFAYNKLNIPVRGKYNIRFRVSTTAAAKIRIEESGINYGFIALPNTNGQWATISDTITLPGFSYANVRVYQGSFKFNWFSIDNCAADPGAGFMAATGNQHFKFENLSNTLKVYPNPATGTITMELGEHDYQLVELLDMNGRMVRRWNISKGDTRFTKAVDFLGSGTYILRLEGKAGSKSVQFIKL